A region from the Cellvibrio sp. PSBB006 genome encodes:
- a CDS encoding urate hydroxylase PuuD, translating to MDGMILEWLNLAFRWFHVVAGIAWIGASFYFIWLDLSLREPPQWKTDKGIKGDLWAIHGGGIYEVAKYHLRPEAMPQKLHWFKWEAYSTWLSGTGLLILMYYVQAQSYLVGHNTWLQSPGTAVVASILFIAVGQLLYELLLRTPLVKKGLAFAFALLVLITLASWLAHQLFSARAAYLHVGAMIATWMAGNVFWGIMPAQRKFIAAVSESREPDLNTALFAKLRSTHNNYLTLPVIFCMISNHYPFVYGHPYNWLALVTIGSLLAWGRHFFNLKHRDIIKPSILISAALGMVLVAIIMGFTKNTTARESAGEQPQLTESREMQIQTILTTHCSNCHASSPTQPGFNAPPAGLLIDTLEHLTVVKTRAIPAINSGYMPLGNFTSMTDEERQALLLWLEEH from the coding sequence ATGGATGGAATGATTCTGGAATGGTTGAACCTGGCATTTCGCTGGTTTCATGTAGTGGCGGGAATTGCCTGGATCGGTGCATCCTTTTATTTTATTTGGCTGGATTTGAGTTTGCGCGAGCCGCCGCAATGGAAAACGGATAAAGGTATCAAAGGCGATCTTTGGGCTATTCACGGCGGAGGTATTTACGAGGTTGCCAAATACCATTTGCGCCCGGAAGCCATGCCCCAAAAATTGCACTGGTTTAAATGGGAAGCCTACAGCACCTGGTTAAGCGGCACCGGCTTGCTGATCCTGATGTATTACGTGCAAGCGCAATCCTACCTGGTGGGTCACAATACCTGGTTACAATCACCCGGCACTGCCGTTGTGGCGAGCATACTTTTTATTGCTGTTGGACAATTGCTTTATGAATTACTGCTCCGCACACCGCTGGTAAAAAAAGGCCTGGCGTTTGCGTTCGCTCTGTTGGTACTGATCACCTTGGCCAGTTGGCTCGCCCACCAATTATTTTCCGCTCGCGCTGCCTATTTACATGTAGGCGCCATGATTGCCACCTGGATGGCTGGCAACGTGTTCTGGGGCATTATGCCCGCGCAGCGCAAATTTATCGCTGCTGTCAGTGAAAGCCGCGAGCCGGATTTGAATACCGCACTCTTCGCCAAACTCCGTTCTACCCACAACAATTACCTGACCTTGCCCGTTATCTTTTGCATGATCAGCAACCATTACCCCTTTGTTTACGGGCATCCCTACAACTGGTTGGCCTTGGTTACTATTGGCAGCTTGCTAGCCTGGGGGCGACATTTCTTTAACCTGAAACATCGCGATATTATCAAGCCGAGCATTCTGATATCTGCTGCTCTGGGTATGGTGTTGGTTGCGATAATCATGGGCTTTACAAAAAATACAACCGCGCGTGAATCTGCTGGTGAACAACCACAATTGACTGAGTCACGCGAAATGCAGATTCAAACCATTCTCACCACTCATTGCTCCAATTGCCATGCTTCTTCTCCCACGCAACCAGGCTTCAATGCTCCACCAGCGGGTTTGCTGATTGATACCTTGGAGCATTTAACTGTGGTAAAAACCCGAGCAATTCCAGCCATCAACTCCGGCTATATGCCACTTGGAAATTTCACGTCCATGACAGACGAAGAACGCCAGGCGCTCTTGTTATGGTTGGAGGAGCATTAA
- a CDS encoding DUF1330 domain-containing protein — translation MAAYVIVDIDVHDHENYRDYLAQITPTVKACGGRYLVRGADAQIISGTWQPQRLVVMEFPNKETAHYWATCAEYAPIHALRNQYATANMIIVEGSVDFSG, via the coding sequence GTGGCTGCCTATGTGATTGTCGATATTGATGTACACGATCATGAAAATTACCGCGATTATCTCGCGCAAATTACTCCAACCGTAAAAGCTTGCGGTGGACGCTATCTGGTTCGCGGTGCTGATGCACAAATTATTTCTGGAACCTGGCAACCCCAACGTTTGGTGGTGATGGAATTCCCAAATAAAGAAACTGCCCACTATTGGGCCACCTGCGCTGAATATGCACCGATTCATGCCTTACGAAATCAATATGCCACAGCTAATATGATTATTGTTGAGGGCAGTGTAGATTTTTCCGGATAG
- a CDS encoding alpha/beta fold hydrolase: MKKIRKAVALLMGIVALALVSCASVEKTPSYTYTEQEVQLNAGMYYVPGILVKPKLKAGQKIPVVVMLHGTASQKNEVGNLYQRLAVSLAKRGYASLRIDFAGTGDSLADYKLYNLTTAKHDTKTALNYLVRQEIFDLDRMGLVGFSQGGLIAQLVAAEDERIKAMVTWSSVVGDGVTVFESFFDKYYAEAKDNGFAVVEFPWREEPLNFGLQWFNEIKNNTSFTDMKNYQGKLLAVAGTEDTLVPPVSSTRLVNSIGPARASLMLVKDADHMFNVLADSNENTLAEDQTIPESVLQSTTDWFAKTL; encoded by the coding sequence ATGAAGAAAATCAGAAAAGCAGTTGCTCTGTTAATGGGAATTGTTGCACTGGCGCTGGTCAGTTGCGCATCGGTCGAAAAAACGCCCAGCTACACCTACACCGAACAGGAAGTACAACTTAATGCCGGTATGTACTATGTGCCGGGTATTCTCGTCAAACCAAAACTCAAAGCCGGTCAAAAAATTCCTGTGGTTGTTATGTTGCACGGCACGGCCTCCCAGAAAAATGAAGTTGGCAATTTATACCAACGCCTCGCGGTTTCACTGGCCAAACGTGGCTACGCCTCATTGCGTATTGACTTTGCCGGCACTGGCGACAGCCTCGCCGATTATAAACTCTATAATTTAACCACTGCCAAACACGACACTAAAACAGCACTGAATTATTTAGTGCGCCAGGAGATATTCGATCTTGATCGAATGGGACTGGTTGGTTTCAGTCAGGGCGGTTTGATCGCGCAACTGGTTGCCGCAGAGGATGAGCGAATTAAAGCAATGGTGACCTGGTCCAGCGTGGTGGGCGACGGGGTTACGGTATTCGAATCTTTTTTTGATAAATATTATGCAGAAGCTAAAGACAATGGTTTTGCTGTGGTGGAATTCCCTTGGCGGGAAGAGCCGTTAAATTTTGGTTTGCAGTGGTTTAATGAAATCAAAAATAATACCAGTTTTACCGATATGAAAAATTATCAAGGAAAGTTGTTGGCGGTAGCGGGCACAGAGGACACGCTGGTGCCGCCGGTGTCATCGACGCGTCTGGTTAATTCAATCGGACCGGCCAGAGCATCGTTAATGTTGGTCAAGGATGCGGATCATATGTTTAACGTGTTGGCAGACAGCAATGAAAATACCTTGGCTGAAGACCAGACCATTCCCGAGTCCGTCTTGCAGTCGACGACGGATTGGTTCGCTAAGACACTGTGA
- a CDS encoding type 1 glutamine amidotransferase domain-containing protein, translating to MKRHVEGKRVAILAANGFEESELKSPKAALIEAGVKVDVVSLEKGEIRGWSNKDWSGTCPVDKLVTEVKAEDYDMLVIPGGMYNPDSLRTNQDALRFTRDFFEQHKPVAAICHAPWVLISAGVVDGRTMTSYPSVKDDLSNAGAKWVDKEVVVDKGLVTSRTPKDLEAFNKKVLEELAEGKHARQVA from the coding sequence ATGAAAAGGCATGTTGAAGGTAAGCGTGTGGCTATTTTGGCCGCCAATGGTTTTGAGGAATCTGAATTGAAATCACCTAAAGCGGCATTGATCGAAGCGGGTGTAAAAGTGGATGTGGTTTCGCTGGAAAAAGGCGAAATTCGCGGATGGTCTAATAAAGACTGGAGCGGTACTTGTCCGGTAGATAAATTGGTTACCGAAGTGAAAGCTGAGGATTACGATATGCTGGTTATCCCCGGCGGCATGTATAACCCGGACAGTCTGCGCACCAATCAGGATGCGTTGCGTTTTACCCGCGATTTTTTTGAACAACACAAGCCGGTTGCCGCTATTTGCCACGCACCCTGGGTGTTGATCAGTGCCGGTGTTGTCGATGGTCGCACCATGACATCTTACCCATCAGTGAAAGATGACCTGAGTAATGCCGGAGCAAAATGGGTGGATAAAGAAGTTGTAGTGGATAAAGGATTGGTCACCAGTCGTACACCGAAAGATCTTGAGGCGTTTAACAAAAAAGTTCTGGAAGAACTGGCGGAAGGGAAACACGCACGGCAAGTTGCTTGA
- the puuE gene encoding allantoinase PuuE, producing the protein MNEKTPYPRDLIGYGEHPPHANWPGGARIAVQFVINYEEGGENCVLHGDPASETFLSEIIGARAYEARHMSMESIYEYGSRAGFWRLHRLFKKYQMPVTVYGVSMALERNPDAVAAMLDANWEIASHAWRWIDHQFMPIDVEREQIQKAIDIHTRVTGSRPLGWYTGRDSPNTRALIIEQGGFLYDSDSYADDLPYWNHDYGKPHLIIPYTLDANDMRFASPQGFNCGDQFYTYLKDSFDALYAEGHSTPKMMSVGLHCRIIGRPGRIQALERFLQYILKFQDIWVCRRIDIAQHWHEHHQPT; encoded by the coding sequence ATGAACGAAAAAACACCCTACCCACGCGACCTCATCGGCTACGGCGAACACCCACCCCACGCCAATTGGCCCGGCGGCGCGCGCATCGCGGTGCAGTTTGTGATTAATTATGAGGAAGGGGGCGAGAACTGCGTACTCCACGGCGATCCGGCTTCCGAAACATTTCTCTCGGAAATCATCGGGGCACGCGCTTATGAAGCGCGCCATATGAGTATGGAATCTATCTACGAATACGGCAGCCGCGCCGGCTTTTGGCGATTGCATCGTCTGTTTAAAAAATATCAGATGCCGGTGACTGTGTATGGCGTATCCATGGCCCTGGAACGTAACCCGGATGCCGTAGCAGCCATGCTCGATGCGAATTGGGAAATTGCCAGTCATGCCTGGCGCTGGATCGACCATCAATTTATGCCGATTGATGTTGAACGCGAACAAATTCAAAAAGCGATAGACATTCACACACGTGTGACCGGTTCGCGCCCCCTGGGTTGGTACACCGGTCGCGACAGCCCCAACACCCGCGCACTGATTATTGAACAGGGTGGCTTTTTATATGATTCAGATTCCTATGCGGATGACCTGCCCTATTGGAATCATGACTATGGCAAGCCGCATTTAATTATTCCCTACACGCTCGATGCGAACGATATGCGCTTTGCTTCGCCCCAGGGGTTTAATTGCGGTGATCAGTTTTACACCTATTTAAAAGACAGCTTCGATGCGCTCTATGCCGAAGGCCACAGCACACCCAAGATGATGAGCGTCGGTTTGCATTGTCGCATCATCGGCCGGCCGGGACGCATCCAGGCACTGGAGCGGTTTCTGCAATATATATTGAAATTTCAGGATATCTGGGTCTGCCGACGCATTGATATTGCGCAGCATTGGCATGAACATCACCAACCGACTTAA
- a CDS encoding adenosine deaminase, with translation MSSSLSLRNSLAAHWLVGCLLIMASSAALAKNEWFEEFKSSASDQELYTFLYAMPKGGDLHNHMSGSALSEWWYDLALSQKAHGYRFYTKVKINNCRPYGGNEFGRRPYLLLFNNLLEATYEALPDCEKQEYKRLEELSADEKAGWLDSIRLTHDHEGRDEFFQTHWQRLDQLMASPYMMAEILYLNMKAFGDEGLIYLESMMGAGGFIKPDGTSIPADEVAEIYRNRLAQADAKATGVTVRLQESILRFSPNAEQQLINAYDFVSRNRDLYLAVNMVGREDNDKGHPLRFTKTLRELRQKYNNVRLSVHAGEVDEPNFHIRDTLMLGADRIGHGVNLITDNDLLRQMRHGPYLVEINLISNLLLEYVSEYSQHPFPEYLRLGIPVALSTDDRGMWDSNITDEFFVAVKEFNLSWDELMLLSRNSLQYSFVEDEVKARLLDTYNKRISQFEKTVKARGVSGLKNVAPVTYSFTCKRYQVCTFK, from the coding sequence ATGTCATCTTCTCTGTCTTTAAGAAACAGTCTGGCAGCGCATTGGCTCGTTGGTTGTTTATTGATTATGGCCAGTTCTGCTGCATTGGCAAAAAATGAATGGTTTGAGGAGTTCAAATCAAGCGCGTCTGATCAGGAGCTTTACACCTTTTTGTATGCCATGCCCAAAGGCGGCGACCTGCACAATCACATGAGTGGTTCGGCCTTGTCTGAGTGGTGGTACGACCTGGCGCTGAGCCAAAAAGCCCATGGCTATCGGTTCTACACCAAAGTCAAAATCAACAATTGCCGTCCCTACGGGGGCAATGAATTCGGTCGCCGTCCTTATTTGCTGTTATTTAACAACTTGCTTGAAGCAACTTATGAAGCTTTGCCCGATTGTGAAAAACAGGAATACAAACGCCTCGAAGAACTAAGTGCTGATGAAAAAGCCGGATGGTTGGACAGTATTCGATTAACCCATGACCACGAAGGTCGCGATGAATTCTTTCAGACCCATTGGCAGCGCCTCGATCAATTAATGGCCAGCCCTTACATGATGGCTGAAATCCTGTATCTGAATATGAAAGCCTTTGGCGATGAGGGGCTGATTTATCTCGAATCCATGATGGGAGCCGGCGGTTTTATTAAACCGGACGGTACGTCGATTCCTGCGGATGAAGTTGCCGAGATCTATCGCAATCGTCTCGCACAAGCGGATGCGAAGGCGACGGGCGTAACCGTCAGGCTGCAGGAATCCATCCTGCGTTTTTCACCTAACGCAGAACAACAACTGATTAATGCCTACGACTTTGTATCGCGCAACCGCGATTTGTATCTGGCTGTGAACATGGTGGGGCGTGAAGATAATGACAAAGGTCATCCTTTACGTTTCACCAAAACTCTGCGCGAATTGCGGCAAAAATACAACAATGTTCGGTTGTCGGTACATGCCGGCGAGGTGGATGAGCCCAATTTTCACATCCGCGATACCTTGATGCTCGGCGCTGATCGAATCGGCCACGGCGTAAACCTGATTACCGACAATGATCTGCTGCGGCAAATGCGCCACGGACCCTACCTGGTTGAAATCAATCTGATCTCCAATCTCTTGCTGGAATATGTGAGTGAGTATTCCCAGCATCCTTTTCCAGAGTATTTGCGACTCGGTATTCCGGTGGCTTTATCGACCGATGATCGCGGTATGTGGGATTCCAATATTACCGATGAATTTTTTGTGGCGGTGAAAGAATTTAATCTGTCCTGGGATGAGTTGATGCTGCTCAGTCGTAACTCCTTGCAATACAGCTTTGTTGAAGACGAGGTAAAAGCGAGGTTGCTCGACACCTACAACAAACGTATCAGCCAGTTTGAAAAAACCGTTAAAGCACGCGGTGTTAGCGGCCTGAAAAATGTTGCGCCTGTGACCTACAGCTTTACCTGCAAGCGCTATCAGGTGTGCACATTTAAGTAA
- a CDS encoding TonB-dependent siderophore receptor, which translates to MTTHNRFKRKELALLISLSCALAVPATLAQEDVVELETYTAEGQVEDTMGVMPTEPVKSVFGFGKTILETPRGVTSVSADMMESYNITDIDDLVLISPGAFTQSFFGVAGSLDVRGTPGEVYFRGVRRVNNPGNYPTPIGATDRIDIVRGPASPIYGPSKIGGYLNFEPKSARAETGQYLEKPAGEISITRGSWDKNVLSAEVGGPGAIGEKSLGYYIYAETENSGSYYDNSGTDQNILQASFNMDFSDSTRIEFGGMYHEYDGNQVAGWNRLTQDLIDNGTYITGTAQPVDLDGDGYNSPDEYDAWKDTFAEGWNNFFVPAGAATDANMDPAWALEDAGTTKLKGNQTLVSPEDQLVTTVTTLYFDVIHSVSDSFTITNKAFYEKLENINENAYGFSQFVDSYAFEDQLIFAFEAEHADWLKASYQISPSIRYTDFQQGDDFDYEYFDRRDLSGPSTALDRKLLATVTDSDYSNYLVGDYTDYGLAFLADYTIAENVGVLLGARYDYLDMTSTSVGEKIRGTPDSVTASETDDGVSWTASLSYTLPFGLTPYVTVSEQATIVMGQGSEISPGLITDGNAIADSELEEVGIKGSFLDDRLYFSAAWFNQTRTNFSAQDQVSNNTTESEGYEFETRFLVTSNFTLTAAMTHLEITNLTALDGGTQFGFQGAGDLTGVTDPSLFYGYVMQGLTLVGNETDALKSGIPENMYSLTGAYDFGNGYRFTASTVHADSTYSGFSKAVKLPSYTLFNAGISYNTDTWSLSLQGKNLTDEKYFRANFPDLFGSTIVLPELPRHFVASASFKF; encoded by the coding sequence ATGACCACACACAACCGTTTCAAGCGTAAAGAACTCGCGCTGCTGATAAGCCTCAGTTGCGCGCTCGCTGTACCTGCTACGCTGGCTCAGGAAGACGTTGTTGAACTGGAAACTTACACCGCCGAAGGGCAGGTGGAAGATACCATGGGTGTTATGCCGACAGAGCCAGTGAAGTCGGTTTTTGGTTTTGGAAAAACCATCCTCGAAACACCCCGCGGTGTGACCTCGGTCAGCGCCGACATGATGGAAAGTTACAACATCACCGATATTGATGATCTTGTATTGATTTCACCCGGTGCGTTTACCCAATCCTTCTTTGGTGTTGCCGGTTCTCTCGATGTACGCGGTACGCCGGGTGAAGTGTATTTCCGTGGCGTACGCCGCGTGAACAACCCCGGTAACTATCCAACACCGATTGGTGCAACTGACCGTATCGATATTGTGCGTGGCCCGGCATCGCCGATTTATGGTCCATCAAAAATTGGTGGTTATCTGAACTTCGAGCCCAAGTCTGCGCGCGCTGAAACCGGACAATATCTGGAAAAACCGGCCGGTGAAATTTCGATTACGCGTGGCAGTTGGGATAAAAATGTTTTGTCTGCAGAAGTGGGTGGTCCCGGTGCAATTGGTGAGAAAAGTCTCGGCTATTACATTTATGCTGAGACCGAAAACTCCGGCAGTTACTACGACAATTCCGGCACCGACCAGAATATCCTGCAAGCCTCCTTCAATATGGATTTTTCTGACAGCACCCGCATTGAATTCGGCGGTATGTACCACGAATACGATGGCAATCAGGTAGCAGGTTGGAACCGTTTAACCCAGGATCTCATTGATAACGGTACCTATATTACCGGTACGGCTCAACCGGTGGATCTGGATGGTGATGGTTACAATTCACCGGACGAATACGATGCCTGGAAAGATACATTTGCTGAGGGCTGGAATAACTTTTTCGTTCCTGCCGGTGCTGCAACGGATGCAAATATGGACCCGGCCTGGGCATTGGAAGATGCCGGCACGACCAAGTTGAAAGGCAATCAAACGCTGGTGTCCCCTGAGGACCAATTGGTAACTACCGTTACTACCTTGTACTTCGATGTCATTCACAGTGTCAGCGACAGTTTCACCATCACCAACAAAGCCTTTTACGAAAAACTGGAAAACATCAACGAAAATGCCTACGGCTTTTCACAGTTTGTCGACAGCTACGCGTTTGAAGATCAATTGATCTTCGCTTTTGAAGCAGAACATGCGGATTGGTTAAAAGCCAGCTACCAGATATCGCCCAGCATTCGTTACACCGATTTCCAACAAGGGGACGATTTCGATTACGAATACTTTGACCGTCGCGATTTGAGTGGACCCTCTACAGCTCTCGATCGGAAGTTATTGGCAACCGTCACGGATTCGGATTATTCCAATTATCTCGTCGGGGACTATACCGACTACGGTCTGGCATTTTTGGCGGACTACACCATCGCTGAAAATGTCGGTGTGTTGTTGGGGGCGCGTTACGATTATCTCGATATGACATCCACTTCGGTCGGCGAAAAAATTCGTGGTACGCCAGACAGCGTGACAGCCAGCGAAACCGATGACGGTGTGTCCTGGACAGCGAGCTTGTCGTATACCTTGCCGTTTGGTTTAACGCCTTATGTCACTGTGTCTGAACAGGCCACCATCGTGATGGGGCAGGGGTCGGAGATTTCTCCCGGGCTGATTACCGATGGCAATGCCATTGCTGATTCCGAATTGGAAGAGGTCGGTATCAAAGGCAGTTTCCTGGATGACCGTCTGTACTTCTCGGCGGCCTGGTTCAATCAAACCCGCACCAACTTCAGTGCGCAAGATCAGGTGAGTAACAACACCACGGAAAGTGAGGGTTACGAATTTGAAACCCGCTTCCTCGTTACCAGTAATTTCACGCTGACGGCGGCAATGACGCATCTGGAAATTACCAACCTGACCGCACTGGATGGTGGTACTCAGTTTGGTTTCCAGGGTGCGGGTGACCTGACTGGTGTGACTGATCCGTCATTGTTTTACGGTTACGTGATGCAAGGTTTGACCTTGGTAGGTAATGAAACGGATGCACTGAAATCCGGTATTCCGGAAAACATGTACAGCCTGACCGGTGCCTATGATTTTGGTAACGGCTATCGCTTTACAGCCAGTACGGTCCATGCCGACTCAACCTATTCAGGTTTTTCCAAAGCGGTGAAATTACCTTCATACACCTTGTTTAACGCCGGCATCAGTTACAACACCGATACCTGGAGTTTGAGCTTGCAAGGTAAAAACCTGACTGACGAAAAATACTTCCGCGCGAACTTCCCGGACCTGTTCGGCAGCACCATCGTACTGCCTGAATTGCCGCGTCACTTCGTCGCCAGCGCGTCATTCAAGTTTTAA
- a CDS encoding DUF3450 domain-containing protein — MVFRKPLGAALIAVTLFSLPAVAVEDSLQKQESIDKNAVASQKRIDSLADQTTDDLQNYRIASQRLESLTIYNQQMEKLIASQKAEITSIQKQTAEIDNIETGALPLMLKMTETLEQLLAADVPFLKEERQDRVANLRTLIDRADVTAGEKYRRIMEAYLVEVEYGRTIEAYRGELVIENDARTVDFLRIGRVGLFYQTLDGNESGRWNNSRGAWELLDSGYRTSVRDGLRIARKQTPPELLTLPVNAPAQ, encoded by the coding sequence ATGGTTTTTCGTAAACCCCTGGGAGCTGCGCTCATAGCAGTTACCCTGTTTTCCCTGCCGGCGGTGGCGGTCGAAGATAGCCTGCAAAAACAGGAAAGCATTGATAAAAATGCAGTGGCCAGTCAAAAACGTATTGATAGCCTGGCTGATCAAACGACTGACGATTTACAGAATTACCGCATTGCGTCACAGCGTTTGGAAAGCTTGACGATTTACAACCAGCAAATGGAAAAACTGATTGCCTCGCAGAAAGCCGAGATTACCAGTATTCAAAAGCAAACAGCGGAGATCGACAACATTGAAACCGGCGCACTGCCGTTGATGTTGAAGATGACCGAAACCCTTGAACAACTCTTAGCCGCGGATGTGCCTTTTCTGAAAGAAGAGCGCCAGGATCGCGTCGCTAATCTGCGCACGCTGATTGATCGCGCTGATGTCACCGCCGGTGAAAAGTATCGCCGCATCATGGAAGCCTATTTGGTAGAAGTGGAATACGGTCGCACTATTGAAGCCTATCGCGGTGAACTGGTGATTGAAAACGACGCGCGCACGGTTGATTTTTTGCGCATCGGTCGTGTTGGCCTGTTTTACCAAACCCTTGATGGGAACGAAAGTGGCCGCTGGAATAACAGCCGTGGCGCCTGGGAATTACTCGACTCAGGTTATCGCACCAGCGTGCGCGATGGTTTGCGTATCGCGCGCAAGCAAACTCCGCCGGAGTTGCTGACGCTTCCTGTTAACGCGCCTGCCCAGTAA
- a CDS encoding MotA/TolQ/ExbB proton channel family protein, translating to MKSIVKFAFSSCLSICALGFSVTSAAQTSDSLKTLYQQVSKEVSAEAAHNSEREQRFRAAASDQKALLAEVQADLVRQEKLRDEMKVVFDANEVQLGELTTQLDRRTGNLGELFGVFRQMAGDTQQMLFDSLISVEYPERKVLIEELANTKEVPTIPQMQQLWRLMLQEISESANVTRFETSVVKPSGEAYTAPVTRVGTFNIVTDDKYLNYVADSQQLVELARQPSGSVRSTAASLSSASGGDVGFALDPSRGALLGLLVQSPSFMERVQQGQEVGYAIILLGIIGMLIVIERMIKLSRISKRMNAQLKDMDHPSSNNPLGRMMQAYFENKHLNDLDVLGKKLDEVIFKDLAELRKGLSTIKVMAAIAPLMGLLGTVTGMIGTFQAITLFGTGDPKLMAGGISQALITTVQGLCVAIPLLLSSNMLSSRAQQLSKVIGEQASGMIADKAVDIAKAKA from the coding sequence ATGAAATCGATTGTCAAATTTGCCTTCAGTAGCTGTTTAAGTATCTGTGCGTTGGGTTTTTCCGTCACAAGTGCTGCGCAGACTAGCGATTCATTAAAAACTCTCTATCAACAGGTGAGTAAAGAAGTTAGTGCCGAAGCAGCGCACAACAGTGAGCGTGAGCAACGTTTTCGCGCGGCCGCCAGCGATCAAAAAGCCTTGCTGGCTGAAGTGCAGGCCGACCTGGTTCGGCAGGAAAAATTGCGCGATGAAATGAAAGTGGTCTTCGATGCAAACGAAGTTCAGCTGGGCGAGTTGACCACCCAACTGGACCGTCGCACCGGTAATCTGGGCGAGCTCTTCGGTGTATTTCGCCAAATGGCCGGTGATACCCAACAAATGTTGTTCGATTCATTGATCTCTGTGGAATATCCCGAACGCAAAGTGTTAATTGAAGAATTAGCCAATACCAAAGAAGTGCCGACGATTCCGCAAATGCAACAACTGTGGCGATTGATGCTGCAGGAAATTTCCGAGTCGGCCAATGTCACGCGCTTTGAAACCAGCGTGGTGAAACCCAGTGGTGAAGCCTATACCGCACCGGTGACCCGCGTAGGCACCTTCAACATCGTTACCGATGATAAATACCTTAACTATGTGGCGGACAGTCAGCAGTTGGTTGAGCTGGCGCGCCAACCGAGTGGCAGTGTTCGATCAACCGCTGCGTCATTGAGTTCAGCAAGCGGTGGTGATGTCGGGTTTGCACTTGATCCTTCACGGGGTGCCTTACTGGGTTTATTGGTGCAATCGCCCAGCTTTATGGAACGCGTGCAACAAGGTCAGGAAGTGGGTTATGCCATTATCCTGCTCGGCATCATCGGTATGTTGATTGTGATCGAACGCATGATCAAATTATCACGCATCTCCAAACGCATGAATGCGCAGTTAAAAGATATGGATCACCCATCCAGCAACAATCCACTGGGTCGCATGATGCAGGCGTACTTCGAGAACAAACACCTCAACGACCTTGATGTACTGGGTAAAAAATTGGACGAAGTGATCTTTAAGGATCTGGCGGAACTGCGTAAAGGTTTGTCCACGATTAAAGTCATGGCCGCTATCGCGCCGCTGATGGGATTGTTAGGTACAGTGACCGGCATGATCGGCACCTTCCAGGCAATTACATTATTTGGTACAGGCGATCCGAAATTGATGGCCGGCGGCATTTCGCAAGCGTTGATCACTACGGTGCAAGGTTTGTGTGTGGCGATTCCGTTGTTGCTGTCGAGCAATATGCTTAGCAGCCGCGCGCAGCAACTCAGCAAAGTTATCGGTGAACAAGCATCCGGCATGATCGCTGATAAAGCGGTTGATATTGCCAAAGCCAAGGCTTGA
- a CDS encoding MotA/TolQ/ExbB proton channel family protein yields MEIFSSLTDFLNTGGNVLWVIFFVSFWLWCVIFERYWFFYREYQPLRKRNIDIWQARADKSSWFAEQHRRQLLSELDCQMLRHLKLIPALIALLPMLGLLGTVTGMIQVFEVMAYLGSGNPRAMANGVSAATIPTMAGMVISLLAIPFATELDRRYKRELRTAAAEMPTYH; encoded by the coding sequence ATGGAAATATTCTCTTCCTTAACTGACTTTCTCAACACCGGCGGCAATGTATTGTGGGTGATCTTTTTTGTGTCCTTCTGGTTGTGGTGTGTGATCTTTGAGCGCTACTGGTTTTTTTACCGCGAGTATCAACCACTGCGTAAACGCAACATCGACATCTGGCAGGCACGCGCCGATAAGTCATCATGGTTTGCCGAGCAGCATCGTCGTCAACTGTTATCGGAATTGGATTGCCAGATGCTGCGGCATTTGAAATTGATTCCGGCCTTGATTGCATTGCTGCCCATGCTCGGTTTACTTGGCACCGTAACCGGGATGATCCAGGTATTTGAAGTCATGGCTTATCTCGGTTCCGGTAATCCGCGCGCGATGGCCAATGGCGTGAGCGCAGCGACGATTCCAACCATGGCGGGCATGGTGATATCGCTCCTCGCGATTCCCTTCGCCACCGAACTGGACCGCCGTTACAAACGTGAACTGCGCACCGCCGCTGCCGAGATGCCCACGTATCACTGA